The genomic region GGACAAGGCGGGGTCGGAGGCGGGTGAGTCGGCGAGCCGTTGCATGATCGCCAACGCCTGCCGGGTGGGGCGTTGAGCAAGTGCAACGTGCCGACCGGTTTCATCCAGAACCGATCCACCGGCGGAAGCGAGCAGCGAGGTGAAAAAGACGGTCAAGCCTTCGTAGCGTTCGCCTTGGGCCAACACTGCTCCCTCCTCTCCGAAAGCCTCCGCCATGCGGATCATCTCGTTCCAGGTTCGGGGCGGATGCTCGATTCGGTCTTTCCGGTACCAAAGCAATTGGGCGTTGGCGGTAAAAGGCGCCGCCCAAAGTCTGCCTTGATAAGTCGCGCTTAGGATGGAAGGCTGGAGACGTCCTTGCCTCGCCGTTGCGGCCTTGTCGGCGGTCCAGGGCAAGATCCAGCCGGCCTGGGCGAATTCCGCCGTCCAGATGACATCCATGCCGATGATGTCGATATCGGAATCGCTCGCCGCCAGGCGCCGCACCAATTGTTCCCGTTGCTGATCGGCATCGGCCGGCAGCGGGACGAGCTTGATCTGGTATGCCCCGCCGGAGGCTGACGAGCAATGTTTGGCCGCCTCGGCGAAAGTCCCCGACGGTTCGTCGAACACGTACCAGCGAAGCCGGGGAAGGGTCGATTTGTCGGGTGACGTGCATCCGTTCAACGTTATCCATATCGCAAACATTGCGATGAGCGGACCGGTTGGGTTAAACGCAAAAGAATTTTCGGCTTTCATGGGGTCGGTCCTTTATATCCTCACGGATCGTCCGCCGACTTCGGCCTTTGAAGAAGGATGATAGGCTTTTTTCCGCTGGCATGGAATACGGCTACGTTTCAGTGGTGACTTGGCGGTTCTTTGTCGAACTTGCAATGCGGAAATCAGATCGGGATAATAGGGTGTTTCCCGGCACGGCATGCCGGGAGGAACGATTGATGGTGGGCCGTGTCGGTCCCCTCGCAACGATAGGCTGTAAACCCCGCCAGGCCCGGAAGGGAGCAACGGTAGCAGCCGACTCGTGTGCCGGGGTGTGGCTGGTGCGGCTTGCCGCCCTAATATTTAAAGATTTCCCCATGAGCTATCAAGCCCTGGCCCGCAAGTGGCGGCCGCGCCGCTTTTCCGAGATCACAGGGCAGTCCCATGTGGTCCGGGCGCTCCGCAACGCGTTGGCGCACGACCGCATGCATCACGCCTATTTGTTCACCGGCACCCGCGGCGTGGGCAAGACCACCATTGCCCGGATTTTGGCCAAGGCGCTCAACTGCGAGCAGCCCCTGGACGGCGAACCTTGCTGTCGCTGCGAGATCTGCCTGGCGGTGGACGAGGGGCGTTTCGTCGACCTCATCGAAGTGGATGCCGCTTCCCGCACCCGAGTGGAAGATACCCGCGAGTTGCTGGAAAACGCTCAGTACGCTCCCAGCCGGGGGCGTTACAAGATCTACCTGATCGACGAAGTGCATATGCTCTCCGGGCACAGTTTCAACGCCTTGTTAAAGACTCTGGAAGAGCCCCCGCCGCACATCAAATTCCTGCTTGCCACCACCGATCCGCAAAAAGTCCCGGTGACCGTGCTGTCGCGCTGTCTCCAGTTCAACTTGAAAAAGCTGCCTGCGGATCAGATCGAATCGCGTATGACTCAGGTGCTGGAAGCCGAGGCGTTGGATTTCGACGGGGAAGCGCTGCACTTGTTGGCCCGTGCGGCCGAAGGCAGTCTCCGCGATGCCTTGAGCCTGCTGGATCAGGCCATCGCCTACGGGGGCGGTCGAGTCCGGGCGGCGGATGTGGAAGGCATGTTGGGCGGCGTGGCCCGGCATTCCCTCAAGGGAATGGTGGAAGCGCTGGTGTCGGGAGATGCGCAGGCCGTGATGGCCGAGGTGATCCGACTTTCAGAGGCGGCTCCGGATTTTGCCGAAGTGTTGAAAGCGTTGTTGAGTTTGTTCCATCGAATCGCCTTGGCCCAGCAATTACCGGAAACCGCCGATCAAGACGAGGAACGGAAGTGGATTCTGGCCCAAGCGGAAGCGCTGTCACCCGAGGATGTGCAGTTGTACTATCAGATCGGCTTGATGGGGCAAAAGGATTTGCCCTGGGCACCGGATCCGCGCACCGGCTTGGAGATGATTCTTTTACGAATGCTTGCGTTTCGGCCGATGGAAGTGGCGGAGCAGCGTGTGCCGGCGCCGAAGGCTTCGGCTTCCCCGGGCCGGAAGGCGGGGAATTCGGTACCGACCTCTGAGGTCGAAACCCGGGAGCAAGCCGTTCCGGCGGAAGACCCGCCCGCCTTGGAGGGCGCTGGATCATTGGAATGGGCCGCTTTGCTGGAGCGCATGCGTTTGTCCGGCATGGCCAAAGAGTTGGCCCATCACTGCGTGATGCAGCATTTGGACGATCGCCGCTGTGTGTTGATGCTGGACGAAGGTTTCGAGCATTTGAAGAACGACCGCTGGCATGCGCGGTTGGAGCAAGCTTTGCAGGCGGTCCTTAAGCAGTCGGTGAAACTGGAGATTCAAGTCGGCCGAAGCGGTAGCGAGACGCCGGCGATGCTGCATCGGCGGCGCCAGGAAGAAGAGTTGGCCGCGGCGGAAAAGGCCATCGCCGAGGACGAGACGGTTCGGACCTTGATGGAAACCTTCGACGCCCGGGTCGTGCCGGGTACGGTGAAGCCGGTGAAGTAACAGTCATTTGGAGGATGTGCGGATGAAAAACCCATTGGGAGCCTTGATGCAACAGGCTCAAGAAATGCAGGAAAAATTCAAGCAAGCTCAGGAAGAGTTGGCCAAGGCGGAAGTGCAGGGAGAGGCTGGTGGCGGCTTGGTCAAGGTGGTGATGAACGGCCAGCGCGAGGTGTTGCGCTTGGCCATCGATCCCAGCTTGATCAAGGAAGAGGACAAGGAAATTCTGGAAGATTTGACCGCGGCGGCGGTCAACGATGCGGTCCACAAGGTAGCCAAGCTCAAGGAAGAGAAAATGGGAGAGCTGGCCGGCGGTTTCCAATTGCCCGGCGGGATGAATTTGCCGTTTTAGGCCATAGGTCGATATGGATTTGTTTCGGCATAATTCAAGCGCCGCGAATATCAATAGCACCTGATTTCGGCATGGAGCGAGGCGATTGTCTCCAGCGACTCATGCAGGCGCTCCGCTGTCTGCCCGGGGTCGGTCCAAAATCCGCTCAACGCATGGCGTTCCACCTCCTGCAGCACGACCATGAAGGTGCCCGGCGCTTGGTGGAGCGCCTGGACGAGGCATTGAAGAAAATTCGCCGTTGTCGTTCCTGCCGGACGCTCACCGAACTGGAAACCTGCCGGATTTGCGCCGATCCGGGCCGCGACCGGTCCCAGTTGTGCGTGGTCGAAACGCCCGCCGACGTGTTCGCGATCGATCGGGCCACGGTATATAAAGGTCTGTATTTCGTCCTCCACGGACGGCTATCGCCTTTGGACGGCATCGGTCCGGAAGAGCTGGGATTGGACTTGCTGGAGAAGCGCTTGGCCGAGGGAGAGGTAAAGGAGTTGATTCTGGCGACCAACTCCACCGTGGAGGGGGAGGCCAGCGCTTATTACATCGCCGATTTGGCTCGCCGCTTCGAGATATCGGTCAGCCGCATCGCCTACGGGGTGCCGGTCGGCGGCGAGTTGGAGTATCTCGACGCCAACACGTTGGTACACGCGTTTCAAGGTCGACGGGTGGTTTAAGATATCCGGGGCAGTTTTTCCAGCAATTTCAAATAGCGCCGGTAGCGTGCTCTGCTGATCTCTCCTTTTTCCACGCCCTCTCTGACCGCGCATCCCAAATCGTCCACATGCCGGCAATCGTTGAACCGGCAGTAAGAAATGAAGGGCCGGAATTCCTTGTAGCCCTCGGCCAATTGGCGGGAATCGATATCGGCCAAGCCGAAGATCGCCACGCCCGGGGTGTCGATGAGATCGCCGCCGCCCGGCAGATGAAACAGCATGGCGCTGGTGGTGGTGTGGCGGCCACGCCGGGTGCCGTCGGATAAGCCGCCGATGCGAACATCCAAGTCGGGGAGCAAATTTTTCAAGAGGGAGGATTTCCCTACTCCCGACTGGCCGGCCAGCATGGAGATCTTGTCTTTTAAAGTGGCCTTGAGAGTTTCCATACCTTCACCGGTTTCGGCGCTGATAAATAAAAGCGGATACAGGTCGCGATAAGGCGCCAGATTCGCATCTACGCCTCTTCGTGACGCTTTCGTGAGCAAGTCCGACTTGTTGAAAAGCAGGCGGGTATCGATGCCCCGGTTTTCATTCACCACCAGGTATTGATCCACGAGCAGTAAATCGTAGGGAGGTTCGGGCGCCAGAACCACCAGAACCTGGGAGACATTGGCCGCCGCCGGACGCGTTTTGCCGCCGCGGCCGGGGCGGGTGAGGAGGGTGTCCCGAGGCAGAACCTCGAGGATGCGGCCGTGTTGGGCGTCGGCGGCTTCCCAGTGAACCCGATCGCCGACGCAAGGCTCTTGGCTGCGGCGCAAAGGATGGCAAAGGTAAATCCGTCCCGCTTCTTCCTCCACCGCCCACTTCTTGCCGAAATGGGCGACCACTCGACCGGTGCGGGGCGGATTCATGCGTGGGCGGATCTTCGGAGCGCGGGTCATCCGGAAGTCTTTTGCGTCGCCTTTAAATGCTCGATCCGAATCGCCGCCGGGGGATGGCTGTAGTGGAAGGCCGCGTATAAGGGGTCCGGGGTCAGGGTGGCGGCGTTGTCGCGATAGAGCTTCACCAGCGAGCGGATCAGCGGCTGAGGTTGGGTCATGGAGGCGGCGAATTCGTCCGCCTCGAATTCGTATTTGCGTTGAATACCCGCGATCAAGGGCTGCAGGAAGACGGTGAATACCGGCATGATCAGCATGAATAGCAGAAGAGCTGCGGCGTGGGTGGCCCTCGGCACGCCCAGTCCTTGGTAAAATGTCGGTTGCTCGGCCAGCCAGCCGAGGAGGGCGAAGCCGAACAGACTCAAGAGGGCGCTGGTCATCAGCATTTTAATCACGTGGCGGCGCTTGAAATGTCCCAGTTCGTGAGCCAGCACCGCTTCCAGTTCTTCCGGTTTCAGAGCTTCCATCAAAGTGTCGAAAAACACGATCCGCTTATTGCTGCCGAGCCCGGTGAAATAGGCGTTGCCGTGGCCGGATCGAGTGGAGCCGTCCATCACGAAAATCCCTTTGCTGTGAAAGCCGCAGCGTTCCAGCAATCGTTGGATGCGGGCCTTGAGGGTTTGATCTTCCAGGGGAGTGAATTGGTTGAACAGAGGGGCAATCAAGGTGGGGTAGGCCCAGCTCATCAAGAGGGAGAAAGCCATCAAAATCGCCCAGGCGAGCAGCCACCACCAGCGGCCGGTACTGTCCATGACCCATAAAACGATTCCCAGAAGGGGAGCGCCGATGGCCAATGCCAAAACCGTCTGAAGGCCTAAATCCTTGATGAATCGCAGGGGCGTGGTACGGTTGAAGTCGAATTTTTCCTCCACCCCGAATGTCTGATAAAGGGAGAGCGGTAGTTCCGCCACCGCCGTCAAAAACATCACCGACAGGATCAGCAGGATGCCGTGGGTGACGGGGCCGAGCTCGAACTGCATCCATCCGCGATCGAGGGCCGCGATGCCGCCGCCCACGGTAAAGACGAGCAGCAAGACCGCGTTGAGCAGTCGGCCGGCATTCTGGATTTTGAGCTTGGCCAACGTATAATCGGCGGCCTTTTGATGAGCGCTAAGACTGATGGCCTCTTGAAACGCCTCCGGAACCTGGTCGCGGTGGGCGCTCACATGGCGCGCATGACGCCGGGCAAGCCAGATTTCAACGGCGAAGGATACGGTCAAAGCGAGCAGAAAAATGATCGTGAAGCTATTCATGAATAGACGGTCGACTTTGCAAAAACTGACAGAACAGCTTAGCCTTTGCGGCTGTATCTGACAATAATCTCAGCCTGGAAATAATTGTATGACCCACCCCAAAGACAACCTGATCTGGATCGATTTGGAGATGACCGGTCTGGATCCGGATCGGGACGTCATCATCGAAATCGCCACTGTCGTTACGGACAAGCATTTGAATGTATTGGCCACCGGGCCGGTATTGGCGGTTCGGCAGCCGGAGGCCGTCCTGGCGACGATGGATAGTTGGAATCAGAAGCATCATGGCGAATCGGGACTTATCGACCGGGTGCGTCGAGTCGGGGTGAACGAGCGCGAGGCCGAGATTCAGACGCTGGAATTTCTGAAGCAATGGGTGCCGCCGGGGGAATCCCCCATGTGCGGCAACAGTATTTGCCAGGATCGACGTTTTTTGTATCGGGCGATGCCGCAACTGGAAGCCTATTTCCATTATCGTAATCTGGATGTTTCCACGCTCAAGGAATTGGCCGGGCTATGGGCGCCCCATCTCAAGCAGGGATTCAAGAAGCGGAACGCCCACGAGGCCCTGGCGGACATTCTTGAGTCCATCGAGGAACTGAAATACTACCGGAATAACTTCATCAAAGCTTGACGGAGAAAATGCGCTTTGTTTAGTCGCATCTTTCCGGCAATGGGATGATATAATTACAAAATTTATCAACAGAAATTAATCAATGCCCCCGCAGGAGCGAATAAACATTCGCCCCTGCGGTAGCGGAACAACACTGCCATGTCCGAAATCGCCAAAGAAATTCTTCCCGTCAATCTCGAAGATGAGATGAAACAATCCTACCTGGATTACGCCATGAGCGTGATCGTAGGTAGGGCGCTGCCCGATGTTCGAGACGGCCTCAAGCCGGTTCATCGGCGCGTTTTGTACGCCATGCACGAACTGGGTAACGATTGGAACAAGTCGTACAAAAAATCGGCCCGCGTAGTAGGGGACGTGATCGGTAAATATCATCCCCACGGAGATGCCGCCGTTTACGACACCATCGTGCGCATCGCCCAGCCGTTTTCCATGCGCTACCTGTTGGTGGACGGGCAAGGCAATTTCGGCTCCGTGGACGGAGATCCGCCGGCGGCCATGCGGTATACGGAAATTCGTATGGCCCGCATCGCCCACGAGCTACTCGCCGATCTGGACAAGGAAACCGTCGATTTCGTTCCCAACTACGATGAATCCGAAAAAGAGCCGGAAGTGCTTCCGGCCAAGCTCCCCAATCTTTTGATCAACGGTTCGGCCGGCATCGCGGTAGGCATGGCGACCAATATTCCGCCCCATAACCTGGTCGAAGTCATCAACGGGGTTTTGGCCTTGATCGAGCAGCCGGAGATCACCGTCACGCAGTTGATAGGCCATATTCCCGGGCCGGATTTTCCGACCGGCGCGGTGATCAACGGTGCCCAGGGAATTCGCCAGGCCTACACCACCGGGCGCGGCCGTATATATCTTCGGGCCTGCTCCCATGTGGAGACCAGCAAGGACAGCGGCCGCCAGAGCATTGTCGTGACCGAATTGCCCTATCAGGTCAACAAGGCCCGGCTGATCGAGAAAATTGCGGGGCTGGTGAAGGAAGGCAAGCTGGAAGGCATTTCCGGCTTGCGCGACGAATCCGACAAGGACGGCATGCGAATGGTGGTGGAGCTCAAGCGCGGCGAGCATCCCGATGTGATTTTGAACAATCTTTATCAACACACCCAGCTGCAGAACGTCTTCGGGATCAACATGGTGGCCCTGGTGGACGGGCGGCCGCGATGCTTGAATTTGAAGGAAGTGCTGGAGGCCTTTGTCGACCACCGGCGGGAAGTGGTGACCCGGCGGACCCTGTACGAGTTGCGCAAGGCCCGCGAGCGGGTGCATATCTTGGAAGGCCTGGCGGTGGCTTTGGCCAACATCGACGAAATCATCGCCCTGATCAAGGCCGCGCCCAGCCCCAAGGAGGCCAAGGAACAATTGTTGGCGCGGGTATGGTCGCCGGGAGTCGTGGGTTCCTACCTGGAGCGCGCCGACGCGGCGCGTACCCGGCCGGAGGATTTGGCGGAAGGCTTCGGCCTGGCCGAGAATGGTTACCGCTTGTCTCCGGTCCAGGCCCAGGCGATTCTGGATCTGCGCCTGCACCGCCTGACCGGCTTGGAGCAGGACAAGATCATCGACGAATACCAGAGCTTGCTGGACAAGATCGACGAGCTGCTGGAGATTCTGGGGAGCGACCGGCGTCTGTTGGAAGTGATTCGTGAAGAATTGGTCGCCCTGCGCGATCAATTCGGGGATGAGCGGCGCACTGAAATTCTTCAGGAGCAGCGCAGCCTGTCGGTGGAGGATTTGATCAGCGAGGAAGACGTGGTGGTCACCCTGACCCACGCCGGCTACATCAAGGCTCAGCCCTTGTCGGTCTACCAGGCCCAACGGCGCGGGGGCAAGGGCAAATCCGCGACCGCCACCAAGGAAGCCGATTTCATCGAAAGGCTCCATATCGCGAACACCCACGACACACTGTTATGCTTTTCCAGCTTGGGCAAAGTGTACGGATTGAAGGTCTACGAACTGCCCATGGCGAGCCGCATCTCGCGCGGCAAGCCCATCGTGAATCTGCTTCCCCTGGAGAAAGCGGAGCGGATCAACGCGGTGCTCGCGGTGCGCGATTTTTCCGCCGGGGCCTTCATCTTCATGGCCACCGCCGCGGGCGTGGTCAAAAAGACGCCGCTGGAGGAATTCGAGCATTTGCGCAGCAACGGCAAGATCGCCATCGACCTCAAGCCCAAGGATGTGTTGGTCAAGGCCACCCTGACCGACGGCAAGCAGGACGTGATGCTGTTTTCGAGCGGCGGCAAGGCGATTTGCTTCAACGAGTCCGAGGTGCGTTCCATGGGGCGCACCGCCGGCGGTGTGCGCGGAATGAAGTTGCCGGAAGGACAAAAAGTGATCGCGCTGCTCATCGGAACCGAAGGCACGGTGCTGACCGTGACCGAGAAAGGGTACGGCAAGCGCACCCGCTTGGACGAATTTCCCCGTCACAAACGCGGCGGCCAGGGGGTGATCGCAATCCAGGCTTCCGAGCGCAACGGCGCCTTGGTGGCGGCGGTGCTGGTTCAGGATGACGATGAAATTATGTTGATCACCACCGGCGGTACGCTGGTGCGCACCCGGGTCAGCGAGATCTCGGTGTTGGGGCGTAATACGCAAGGGGTGCGCATCATTCGCCTGAGCAAAAGCGAGAAGTTGGTGGGCGTGGATCGAATCGAAAGTTTGCTGGAGGAACAATAAAACCATGAGAGTGTACAATTTCAGCGCGGGGCCAGCGGTATTGCCGGAAGCGGTACTTGTCCGGGCGCGGGAGGAAATG from Methylohalobius crimeensis 10Ki harbors:
- a CDS encoding ABC transporter substrate-binding protein; its protein translation is MNGCTSPDKSTLPRLRWYVFDEPSGTFAEAAKHCSSASGGAYQIKLVPLPADADQQREQLVRRLAASDSDIDIIGMDVIWTAEFAQAGWILPWTADKAATARQGRLQPSILSATYQGRLWAAPFTANAQLLWYRKDRIEHPPRTWNEMIRMAEAFGEEGAVLAQGERYEGLTVFFTSLLASAGGSVLDETGRHVALAQRPTRQALAIMQRLADSPASDPALSTAREDQARLRFETGKAVFMINYPFVWPSANQNAPEVAVHMGWARWPGVTEDRPSRVAIGGINLGIGAYSRHPELAFRAATCLAGQAHQRMAAIRAGLPPTIEALYDAPEVRAKLPFADLLRATLKDAVQRPPTPLYNDISLAISRTLHPMKAIVPDRDIKRLRAAVRRALRSEGLL
- the dnaX gene encoding DNA polymerase III subunit gamma/tau → MSYQALARKWRPRRFSEITGQSHVVRALRNALAHDRMHHAYLFTGTRGVGKTTIARILAKALNCEQPLDGEPCCRCEICLAVDEGRFVDLIEVDAASRTRVEDTRELLENAQYAPSRGRYKIYLIDEVHMLSGHSFNALLKTLEEPPPHIKFLLATTDPQKVPVTVLSRCLQFNLKKLPADQIESRMTQVLEAEALDFDGEALHLLARAAEGSLRDALSLLDQAIAYGGGRVRAADVEGMLGGVARHSLKGMVEALVSGDAQAVMAEVIRLSEAAPDFAEVLKALLSLFHRIALAQQLPETADQDEERKWILAQAEALSPEDVQLYYQIGLMGQKDLPWAPDPRTGLEMILLRMLAFRPMEVAEQRVPAPKASASPGRKAGNSVPTSEVETREQAVPAEDPPALEGAGSLEWAALLERMRLSGMAKELAHHCVMQHLDDRRCVLMLDEGFEHLKNDRWHARLEQALQAVLKQSVKLEIQVGRSGSETPAMLHRRRQEEELAAAEKAIAEDETVRTLMETFDARVVPGTVKPVK
- a CDS encoding YbaB/EbfC family nucleoid-associated protein, with translation MKNPLGALMQQAQEMQEKFKQAQEELAKAEVQGEAGGGLVKVVMNGQREVLRLAIDPSLIKEEDKEILEDLTAAAVNDAVHKVAKLKEEKMGELAGGFQLPGGMNLPF
- the recR gene encoding recombination mediator RecR is translated as MERGDCLQRLMQALRCLPGVGPKSAQRMAFHLLQHDHEGARRLVERLDEALKKIRRCRSCRTLTELETCRICADPGRDRSQLCVVETPADVFAIDRATVYKGLYFVLHGRLSPLDGIGPEELGLDLLEKRLAEGEVKELILATNSTVEGEASAYYIADLARRFEISVSRIAYGVPVGGELEYLDANTLVHAFQGRRVV
- the rsgA gene encoding ribosome small subunit-dependent GTPase A, whose amino-acid sequence is MTRAPKIRPRMNPPRTGRVVAHFGKKWAVEEEAGRIYLCHPLRRSQEPCVGDRVHWEAADAQHGRILEVLPRDTLLTRPGRGGKTRPAAANVSQVLVVLAPEPPYDLLLVDQYLVVNENRGIDTRLLFNKSDLLTKASRRGVDANLAPYRDLYPLLFISAETGEGMETLKATLKDKISMLAGQSGVGKSSLLKNLLPDLDVRIGGLSDGTRRGRHTTTSAMLFHLPGGGDLIDTPGVAIFGLADIDSRQLAEGYKEFRPFISYCRFNDCRHVDDLGCAVREGVEKGEISRARYRRYLKLLEKLPRIS
- a CDS encoding M48 family metallopeptidase, coding for MNSFTIIFLLALTVSFAVEIWLARRHARHVSAHRDQVPEAFQEAISLSAHQKAADYTLAKLKIQNAGRLLNAVLLLVFTVGGGIAALDRGWMQFELGPVTHGILLILSVMFLTAVAELPLSLYQTFGVEEKFDFNRTTPLRFIKDLGLQTVLALAIGAPLLGIVLWVMDSTGRWWWLLAWAILMAFSLLMSWAYPTLIAPLFNQFTPLEDQTLKARIQRLLERCGFHSKGIFVMDGSTRSGHGNAYFTGLGSNKRIVFFDTLMEALKPEELEAVLAHELGHFKRRHVIKMLMTSALLSLFGFALLGWLAEQPTFYQGLGVPRATHAAALLLFMLIMPVFTVFLQPLIAGIQRKYEFEADEFAASMTQPQPLIRSLVKLYRDNAATLTPDPLYAAFHYSHPPAAIRIEHLKATQKTSG
- the orn gene encoding oligoribonuclease, producing MTHPKDNLIWIDLEMTGLDPDRDVIIEIATVVTDKHLNVLATGPVLAVRQPEAVLATMDSWNQKHHGESGLIDRVRRVGVNEREAEIQTLEFLKQWVPPGESPMCGNSICQDRRFLYRAMPQLEAYFHYRNLDVSTLKELAGLWAPHLKQGFKKRNAHEALADILESIEELKYYRNNFIKA
- the gyrA gene encoding DNA gyrase subunit A; its protein translation is MSEIAKEILPVNLEDEMKQSYLDYAMSVIVGRALPDVRDGLKPVHRRVLYAMHELGNDWNKSYKKSARVVGDVIGKYHPHGDAAVYDTIVRIAQPFSMRYLLVDGQGNFGSVDGDPPAAMRYTEIRMARIAHELLADLDKETVDFVPNYDESEKEPEVLPAKLPNLLINGSAGIAVGMATNIPPHNLVEVINGVLALIEQPEITVTQLIGHIPGPDFPTGAVINGAQGIRQAYTTGRGRIYLRACSHVETSKDSGRQSIVVTELPYQVNKARLIEKIAGLVKEGKLEGISGLRDESDKDGMRMVVELKRGEHPDVILNNLYQHTQLQNVFGINMVALVDGRPRCLNLKEVLEAFVDHRREVVTRRTLYELRKARERVHILEGLAVALANIDEIIALIKAAPSPKEAKEQLLARVWSPGVVGSYLERADAARTRPEDLAEGFGLAENGYRLSPVQAQAILDLRLHRLTGLEQDKIIDEYQSLLDKIDELLEILGSDRRLLEVIREELVALRDQFGDERRTEILQEQRSLSVEDLISEEDVVVTLTHAGYIKAQPLSVYQAQRRGGKGKSATATKEADFIERLHIANTHDTLLCFSSLGKVYGLKVYELPMASRISRGKPIVNLLPLEKAERINAVLAVRDFSAGAFIFMATAAGVVKKTPLEEFEHLRSNGKIAIDLKPKDVLVKATLTDGKQDVMLFSSGGKAICFNESEVRSMGRTAGGVRGMKLPEGQKVIALLIGTEGTVLTVTEKGYGKRTRLDEFPRHKRGGQGVIAIQASERNGALVAAVLVQDDDEIMLITTGGTLVRTRVSEISVLGRNTQGVRIIRLSKSEKLVGVDRIESLLEEQ